A DNA window from Polynucleobacter sp. AP-Titi-500A-B4 contains the following coding sequences:
- a CDS encoding tripartite tricarboxylate transporter substrate binding protein, which produces MKKITLACVLGLTIFGAQLAHAQATNYPNRQIKIISPFATGGIADGFSRIIAQGLSESYGQPVIVENKTGGGGNIGADFVAKSPADGYTLIMGSIGTHAVNPYLVKNMPYDPLKDFVPVVFVLDAEGLLAVNPNLPVKNVSELISYLKANPGKVSYGSGGIGTASHLAGELFVMTAKVDMTHIPYKGNALAITDLIGGQTQVMFATMPTILPYVKSDKLRGLAVTGATRDPSMPDLPSISETLPGFDVKNWIGLFAPVGTPPAIVKKLHDDVSKIMQQPAVQKKLESEGAKYYAMTPEAFGVFQKKESVRWGKIIKSAGIKPE; this is translated from the coding sequence GTGAAAAAAATTACGCTTGCTTGTGTATTGGGTTTAACGATTTTTGGTGCTCAGCTTGCTCATGCTCAAGCTACAAATTACCCCAATCGTCAAATTAAAATTATTTCCCCATTTGCTACAGGCGGGATTGCGGATGGCTTCTCACGAATCATTGCGCAAGGCTTAAGTGAGTCTTATGGACAACCGGTGATCGTCGAAAATAAAACAGGCGGCGGCGGAAATATTGGCGCTGATTTTGTTGCTAAGTCGCCAGCAGACGGCTATACCTTGATTATGGGTAGTATCGGCACTCACGCTGTAAACCCTTATCTCGTCAAGAATATGCCGTATGACCCGCTAAAAGATTTCGTTCCAGTCGTCTTTGTGCTTGATGCTGAAGGTTTATTAGCTGTCAATCCAAACCTTCCAGTAAAAAATGTAAGCGAACTCATCTCCTATTTAAAAGCGAATCCTGGAAAAGTTTCCTATGGATCAGGAGGCATTGGAACTGCAAGTCATTTGGCTGGAGAACTTTTTGTCATGACCGCTAAAGTAGACATGACGCATATTCCTTACAAAGGAAATGCTTTGGCTATTACGGATTTAATTGGCGGACAGACTCAAGTCATGTTTGCAACCATGCCTACGATTCTTCCCTATGTAAAAAGTGATAAGTTGCGTGGCTTGGCAGTGACAGGTGCCACCAGGGATCCATCGATGCCAGATCTACCGAGCATTAGCGAAACACTTCCAGGTTTTGATGTCAAAAATTGGATTGGCTTATTTGCTCCAGTGGGTACTCCACCAGCGATCGTTAAGAAACTTCACGATGATGTGAGCAAAATCATGCAACAGCCTGCTGTTCAAAAAAAGCTAGAGTCTGAGGGCGCCAAGTATTACGCCATGACGCCTGAGGCATTTGGGGTATTTCAGAAGAAAGAGTCCGTACGCTGGGGCAAAATTATTAAAAGCGCTGGAATCAAGCCAGAGTAG
- a CDS encoding transporter substrate-binding domain-containing protein produces the protein MNFISPEVRSQLAPHGVLSAAVYLGNFLLVTGRSPSGEPTGIAPDICREIARQLEVELNLIGFETQDEVVDSAATGRCGIVLVGSDPARAKKVTFTPAYVELEATYLVMGDSPIQKISQVDQPGVRIASFVKSAYDLWLQRHLQHATLVHADSVQASNALFVNEKLDALAGLKTGLLTAAQSIPGSRVLDGQFTGIQQAIATKTSNLEAIQFLTGCVERFISTGLVADLIQKYQVQGLAPAPLYKHS, from the coding sequence TTGAATTTCATTTCGCCTGAGGTGAGGAGTCAGCTGGCTCCTCATGGTGTTCTCTCTGCTGCAGTCTATCTAGGAAACTTTTTGCTAGTGACTGGCCGCTCACCTTCAGGTGAGCCAACTGGGATCGCCCCGGATATTTGTCGTGAGATTGCTAGACAATTAGAAGTTGAACTCAATTTAATTGGCTTTGAAACTCAGGATGAGGTAGTTGACTCCGCTGCCACTGGAAGATGCGGGATTGTATTAGTGGGCTCTGATCCTGCGCGGGCAAAAAAGGTCACATTTACACCGGCCTATGTTGAGTTGGAGGCCACCTATCTAGTCATGGGTGATTCGCCCATTCAAAAGATCTCTCAAGTGGATCAGCCTGGGGTACGTATCGCCTCTTTTGTGAAGAGCGCCTACGATCTTTGGTTGCAGCGTCATTTACAGCATGCCACTCTTGTCCATGCAGATAGCGTTCAGGCGAGTAATGCTTTATTTGTGAATGAAAAATTAGATGCATTAGCGGGGCTCAAAACAGGCTTACTGACTGCTGCCCAAAGCATCCCTGGATCACGGGTACTAGACGGTCAATTTACTGGTATTCAACAAGCCATTGCAACTAAGACCTCCAATCTTGAAGCGATTCAGTTTTTAACTGGATGTGTAGAGAGGTTTATTAGTACAGGTTTGGTTGCCGATTTAATTCAGAAATATCAAGTGCAGGGTTTAGCGCCCGCACCTCTTTATAAACATTCTTGA
- a CDS encoding metal-dependent hydrolase, which yields MGAITLTKMLAKVLIVPMLLAMSTFALAQTVTSTWAPGKTDIQWLGQAGFRIKSPDGKIIVIDPWITGGPKTPAVYKNDLAALGPIDLLLVTHGHVDHIGDAPALAKMNNTKLYGPADMVTPLIFIGQIPPELGHRFNKSGSVTPLPGIKVTAVKAEHSSLLVWKNPATDKMEAHHAGEPLGYIIQLENGFKIWHMGDTGLFGDMKFIGEYYKPDLVMAPIGGNFTMAPDDAAYAMRTWIKPKMVIPMHYNSNPMTKGTLAEFQAAMKGSTIKVIPMTEGEIVQF from the coding sequence ATGGGAGCAATTACTTTAACGAAAATGCTGGCAAAGGTATTGATCGTTCCAATGTTATTGGCAATGAGCACTTTTGCTTTAGCGCAGACAGTGACTAGCACTTGGGCGCCAGGTAAGACCGATATTCAATGGTTGGGCCAAGCAGGTTTTCGCATTAAGTCGCCAGATGGCAAGATTATTGTGATTGATCCTTGGATCACTGGTGGACCAAAGACCCCAGCAGTTTATAAAAATGATTTGGCTGCGCTCGGACCGATTGATCTTCTCTTAGTAACCCATGGTCACGTTGATCATATTGGCGATGCACCAGCGTTGGCTAAGATGAACAACACCAAGTTATATGGCCCTGCAGATATGGTGACACCCCTGATCTTCATTGGTCAAATTCCACCGGAGCTAGGACATCGTTTTAATAAGAGTGGTAGCGTGACTCCATTGCCTGGCATTAAGGTAACTGCAGTGAAGGCAGAGCATTCCTCGCTACTGGTTTGGAAAAACCCTGCTACAGATAAGATGGAGGCACACCATGCTGGCGAGCCTTTGGGTTACATCATTCAACTGGAGAATGGTTTTAAGATTTGGCACATGGGTGATACCGGTTTATTCGGAGATATGAAATTTATTGGCGAGTATTACAAGCCAGATCTCGTCATGGCCCCGATTGGCGGTAACTTCACCATGGCACCGGATGATGCAGCGTACGCCATGAGAACTTGGATCAAACCAAAGATGGTGATTCCAATGCATTACAACTCTAATCCGATGACAAAGGGCACTCTTGCTGAATTCCAGGCGGCGATGAAGGGTAGCACTATCAAAGTGATACCGATGACTGAGGGTGAGATAGTTCAGTTTTAA
- a CDS encoding transglycosylase SLT domain-containing protein gives MRTFPRWLLAITLFTSSSFSLAQLSSSTTIDSEVWTGTYEQMLQRRLVRVAVPYDRTIYVNDKGAPKGIAVDMSKAMQAWFTKQYAAELKGKTLAVKLIPTQYADLLTSLTAGKADMVIGDLGLYKPSANAHEYLLNHAYKLDREVLVSGPSAIAVTSFEDLAGQTVYGGRNTNFPGTLQEINKSLRSKGKAPVNIVSPVGTLDGEDLLEMVDAGLIPYVIIGDWKAKLWQPIYKRMVIHDDIFTADAGWIGYGVRSSNQDLNQVINKFIGSDEYDQALKAYRGEDYKAHMQGLKDPIEKSAWARFESMWPLFQKYGAQYNLDPLFIAALGFQETLLNQSAVSKVGAIGVMQLMPATGNSLGVGDIHLLEPNIHAGADYMNQLITKYFPDAQFKGDNRALFAVASYNIGPNNVAKARDQAKAMGFDPNEWFGNVEFVATQRMGYEPMIYVRNVYKYFISYELKLKKIQSIQP, from the coding sequence ATGAGAACATTTCCTCGATGGCTTCTAGCAATTACTCTATTTACCTCAAGCAGTTTTAGTCTGGCTCAGTTATCTAGTTCAACAACTATTGATAGTGAGGTGTGGACCGGCACTTATGAGCAAATGCTTCAGCGAAGACTGGTACGGGTTGCCGTTCCTTATGACCGCACTATTTATGTGAATGACAAAGGCGCACCTAAGGGTATAGCTGTCGATATGTCAAAGGCTATGCAGGCTTGGTTTACCAAGCAATATGCTGCAGAGCTCAAGGGCAAAACGCTTGCGGTCAAATTAATACCAACCCAGTATGCAGATTTACTAACTAGCCTCACAGCTGGTAAAGCGGATATGGTGATTGGAGATTTAGGTCTCTATAAGCCTTCGGCTAACGCCCATGAATATCTTTTAAATCATGCCTATAAATTAGACCGGGAAGTTTTGGTATCAGGGCCAAGTGCTATTGCAGTCACTTCCTTTGAGGATCTTGCGGGACAAACCGTTTATGGCGGACGCAATACAAATTTCCCAGGCACCCTTCAAGAGATAAATAAGAGTTTACGAAGCAAAGGTAAGGCTCCAGTCAATATTGTTTCTCCAGTAGGCACCTTAGATGGAGAGGATCTTTTGGAAATGGTTGATGCTGGTCTTATTCCGTATGTAATTATTGGTGACTGGAAGGCCAAACTTTGGCAACCAATCTATAAACGTATGGTCATTCATGATGATATTTTTACGGCAGATGCGGGATGGATTGGGTATGGCGTAAGGTCTTCAAACCAGGACTTGAATCAAGTCATCAACAAATTTATTGGATCTGATGAATACGATCAAGCTCTTAAGGCTTACAGGGGAGAGGACTATAAAGCCCATATGCAGGGCTTAAAGGACCCTATTGAAAAGTCTGCATGGGCGCGCTTCGAATCAATGTGGCCTTTATTTCAAAAGTATGGCGCGCAATACAATCTCGACCCTCTGTTTATTGCGGCGTTAGGATTTCAGGAGACTTTGCTCAATCAAAGTGCAGTTAGTAAAGTTGGTGCCATTGGTGTGATGCAGCTAATGCCTGCAACTGGTAACTCCCTAGGCGTTGGCGATATTCATTTATTGGAGCCCAATATTCATGCTGGCGCTGATTATATGAATCAGCTCATCACCAAGTACTTCCCTGATGCTCAATTTAAGGGCGACAACAGAGCGTTGTTTGCTGTTGCTTCCTACAACATTGGCCCGAATAATGTTGCCAAAGCGAGAGATCAAGCAAAGGCAATGGGATTTGATCCTAATGAATGGTTCGGAAATGTTGAGTTTGTTGCGACCCAGAGAATGGGCTATGAACCGATGATTTATGTTCGTAACGTATATAAGTATTTCATTTCATACGAACTGAAACTTAAGAAAATTCAAAGTATCCAGCCCTAA
- a CDS encoding quinone oxidoreductase: MTKARVVSLDKLGSADVIKIIDKELPPPAKGEVQMRQTAIGFNFIDVYQRSGVYPLELPTGLGHEAVGVVEALGEGVTGLKVGDRVMYMNAGIGAYASARNVAADKLVSVPSNVSDEVAAAVFFKAMTAQYLVQKTYKVKAGDIVLVHAAAGGVGQILAGWAKALGAFVVGTVGSQAKVAAAKAAGCDAVVDYSNANWVEEVLKATGGKKANVVYDSVAKDTFLGSLDCTAPFGTVALFGAASGPAPEIQPEILNKKGCLFLTRPSVFPHNATHALLQENAKAVFDAIAKGHVKVQIGAKFPLEEAADAHRAAEGRKVSGAIVMIP; the protein is encoded by the coding sequence GTGACAAAAGCTCGAGTAGTTAGCCTGGACAAATTAGGCAGCGCAGATGTAATCAAGATAATTGATAAAGAATTGCCACCGCCAGCCAAAGGCGAAGTTCAAATGCGTCAAACGGCAATTGGATTTAATTTCATTGATGTATACCAGCGCTCTGGTGTTTACCCACTAGAGTTGCCTACAGGCCTTGGCCATGAAGCAGTTGGTGTAGTGGAGGCTTTGGGTGAGGGTGTCACTGGTTTAAAAGTCGGTGACCGAGTGATGTATATGAATGCAGGTATTGGCGCATACGCTAGTGCTCGCAATGTAGCAGCAGATAAATTAGTCTCTGTACCAAGCAATGTTTCAGATGAAGTTGCCGCTGCTGTTTTCTTTAAAGCAATGACTGCGCAATATCTTGTGCAAAAGACTTACAAAGTCAAAGCGGGTGATATCGTATTGGTGCACGCTGCTGCTGGTGGCGTTGGTCAAATTTTGGCTGGCTGGGCAAAAGCATTGGGCGCCTTCGTAGTCGGCACTGTTGGATCACAAGCAAAAGTTGCGGCAGCTAAAGCAGCGGGATGTGATGCTGTTGTCGATTATTCCAATGCTAATTGGGTAGAAGAAGTGCTGAAAGCGACTGGTGGTAAAAAGGCCAATGTGGTTTATGACTCTGTAGCGAAAGATACCTTCTTGGGATCCTTGGATTGCACTGCACCTTTTGGTACGGTTGCTCTTTTTGGTGCTGCTTCTGGTCCTGCCCCTGAAATTCAGCCAGAGATTCTGAATAAAAAAGGTTGCCTATTTTTAACAAGACCTTCTGTATTTCCACACAATGCAACACATGCACTCTTGCAAGAAAACGCTAAAGCTGTATTTGATGCGATTGCTAAGGGCCACGTCAAAGTGCAAATTGGTGCGAAGTTCCCCTTGGAGGAAGCTGCTGATGCTCATCGCGCTGCCGAAGGCAGAAAGGTGTCTGGCGCTATTGTGATGATTCCTTGA
- a CDS encoding DUF2452 domain-containing protein, with translation MRIEDTDPARHAGIEYPMEVGAPVFAPIKVIEEKDKAVNVARQNAKLEYERIMEQAEVLMKQARALQARLDATEMVHSAKFSFNPIHGKIYHLYYDSRNSTNVLIQNGPKEWSCGIPDGWTYAMAVKKLGDSTWAVIEENALVV, from the coding sequence ATGAGAATTGAAGACACTGACCCAGCAAGACATGCCGGTATCGAATACCCAATGGAGGTTGGCGCCCCGGTTTTTGCCCCCATCAAAGTTATTGAGGAAAAAGATAAGGCGGTAAACGTTGCTCGCCAAAATGCTAAGCTTGAGTATGAGCGCATCATGGAGCAAGCGGAAGTACTGATGAAGCAGGCGAGAGCCTTGCAAGCAAGGCTCGATGCAACCGAGATGGTCCACAGCGCAAAATTTAGTTTTAATCCTATCCATGGAAAAATTTACCACCTGTATTACGACAGTAGAAATTCAACCAATGTCCTAATACAGAATGGACCCAAGGAATGGAGTTGTGGCATTCCAGATGGTTGGACTTATGCTATGGCAGTCAAGAAGTTGGGTGATAGCACCTGGGCGGTGATAGAAGAAAACGCCCTTGTTGTATGA
- a CDS encoding DUF2237 family protein: MSNDVALNVLGQPLVPCSFDPLTGFFRDGCCKTNEEDVGSHLVCAIVNDEFLQFSLSRGNDLTTPMPAYQFPGLVAGDQWCLCINRWLEAVEAKCAPPIKLESTNIKALEKVSLDFLKQYSSEI, from the coding sequence ATGAGTAATGATGTCGCCCTAAATGTTTTGGGACAACCCCTGGTTCCTTGCTCTTTTGATCCTCTCACGGGTTTCTTTCGAGACGGTTGCTGCAAAACAAATGAAGAGGACGTGGGCAGTCATCTAGTCTGCGCAATTGTGAATGACGAGTTCTTACAATTTAGTCTTAGCAGGGGCAATGATTTAACAACCCCCATGCCGGCTTACCAATTTCCTGGGCTAGTTGCAGGTGATCAGTGGTGTCTTTGTATCAATCGCTGGCTTGAAGCCGTGGAAGCAAAATGCGCTCCCCCAATTAAATTAGAAAGTACCAACATCAAAGCTTTAGAAAAAGTGTCTCTAGATTTTCTTAAGCAATACTCCAGCGAGATCTGA
- a CDS encoding histone deacetylase encodes MKAFYSDHFVLPLPAGHRFPMEKYSRLRDLVGELSTLELIEAPAASDTQLLYAHDPSYLLKVIEGKLNPEEQKEIGFPWSEKMVERSRRSAGATITAAKTAINEGVSGNLAGGTHHAYRNVGSGFCVFNDSAVAARALQKEISPNLKIAIIDLDVHQGNGTAAILQHDASIFTLSIHGENNFPFQKEKSDLDLGLADGCDDQTYLHSLNQCLDQLDDRFDPDFVIYLAGADPHEEDRLGRLKLSKKGMRARDETVFQYALDKQIPVAFSMAGGYGKEIESTVDIHFQTIQTALQFQQRY; translated from the coding sequence TTGAAAGCCTTTTACTCAGATCACTTTGTTCTTCCCTTGCCAGCAGGGCATCGCTTCCCCATGGAGAAGTATTCTCGCTTACGGGATTTAGTTGGTGAACTCTCAACTTTAGAACTCATTGAAGCACCTGCAGCAAGTGATACTCAACTGCTCTATGCACATGACCCAAGTTATCTTCTGAAAGTCATCGAGGGCAAGCTCAATCCTGAAGAGCAAAAAGAAATTGGTTTTCCTTGGAGCGAGAAGATGGTAGAGCGCTCTCGGCGCTCTGCAGGCGCGACTATTACGGCCGCCAAGACCGCAATTAATGAGGGCGTCTCGGGGAACTTAGCAGGTGGAACGCATCATGCCTACCGAAATGTCGGAAGCGGGTTTTGTGTATTTAATGACTCTGCCGTTGCTGCGCGCGCACTTCAAAAGGAAATTAGCCCTAATCTCAAGATCGCCATCATTGATTTAGATGTGCACCAGGGCAATGGCACGGCAGCCATCCTTCAGCATGATGCTTCTATCTTCACTCTATCGATTCATGGTGAGAATAATTTTCCTTTTCAGAAAGAAAAGAGTGACCTTGATCTAGGGTTAGCGGATGGCTGTGATGACCAAACCTATTTGCACTCACTGAACCAGTGTTTAGATCAATTGGATGATCGTTTTGATCCAGACTTTGTCATCTATCTCGCTGGCGCCGATCCTCACGAAGAAGATCGCTTGGGGAGGCTCAAGCTTAGCAAAAAGGGTATGCGCGCAAGAGACGAAACCGTTTTTCAATATGCCCTAGATAAACAAATCCCCGTTGCATTCTCAATGGCGGGCGGTTATGGCAAAGAAATCGAATCTACTGTGGATATTCATTTTCAGACTATTCAAACCGCCCTGCAATTTCAGCAGCGCTACTAA
- a CDS encoding phasin family protein, which yields MSKSPQKAMNASRNVGRVAMESAQAIAQINQKVAQEFAELMHQRLYDLMKTQDPKAVFDYVHAEVLQDAAKEVTHYHQQLLDVLKSGNKELAEIAEVMIQDSKADLIHFVNDATNNAPLGSEAYVSVFKNSFNHALENFELVRAAMADSFTNFEKSVESVSNLSSVQSTSKKKS from the coding sequence ATGAGCAAAAGTCCGCAAAAGGCAATGAATGCAAGCAGAAATGTAGGCCGAGTGGCTATGGAGAGTGCGCAAGCCATTGCACAAATTAATCAAAAAGTTGCGCAAGAATTTGCAGAGCTTATGCATCAGCGCCTCTACGACCTCATGAAAACCCAAGATCCTAAGGCGGTATTTGATTATGTGCATGCCGAGGTTTTGCAGGATGCCGCGAAAGAGGTAACCCACTATCACCAGCAGTTGTTAGATGTGTTGAAAAGCGGCAATAAGGAGTTGGCTGAAATTGCTGAAGTGATGATTCAAGATTCCAAGGCGGATTTGATTCATTTCGTCAATGACGCAACCAATAATGCACCTCTTGGAAGCGAGGCTTATGTTTCAGTATTTAAGAACTCGTTTAACCATGCTCTAGAAAATTTTGAATTGGTTCGCGCTGCTATGGCAGATTCATTTACCAATTTTGAAAAAAGCGTAGAGAGCGTGAGTAACCTATCTTCCGTTCAAAGCACTTCAAAGAAAAAGTCCTAA